The following coding sequences are from one Thamnophis elegans isolate rThaEle1 chromosome 5, rThaEle1.pri, whole genome shotgun sequence window:
- the PM20D1 gene encoding N-fatty-acyl-amino acid synthase/hydrolase PM20D1: MATFGVRLRGVLCLGVGLCGIVSVLLVAMLLRAYGTRPSVPAVGLRGKQQQGRQRRVEAAFSPRELQELKEVLQGAVRIQTVSFSPDDQNITALEEFEPYIYKVFPVVFSTSFIQHEVIGDYSHLFTIQGSNPQLQPYMLLAHIDVVPAYPDGWDVSDPFSAVEHDGFIYGRGTLDNKNSAMGILHSLEFLLRRNYRPQRSFYIGLGHDEEVGGKKGAMKIVAELESRGIQLSFVLDEGSFIFDGVIPKIEKPVAVIGITEKGSLNVNLSVTSQVGHSSAPPKRTSIGILSEALYKLETQPMPNLFGHGPEIMMFEQLVPVFDFPLNIIMANLWLFGPLVGWFLERTPGTNALVRTTTAITMFHAGIKTNVIPPKADATVNFRIHSSQTVEEILEILDKTINDKRVKIEVMDTFDPPPVSPWDDQTFAVRVFRQTILDVFPDVASVVPGICIGNTDSRHYSSLTKAIYRFNSVTFKADDLPRFHGLNERISVEDYAKQVEFFFQLIQNCDLNQPTEPHTNLHEL; this comes from the exons ATGGCGACCTTCGGTGTCCGGCTGCGGGGCGTCTTGTGCTTGGGCGTGGGACTGTGCGGGATAGTGTCGGTTCTGCTGGTCGCGATGCTCCTCCGAGCCTATGGGACGCGACCTTCTGTCCCGGCTGTAGGACTGCGGGGAAAGCAGCAGCAGGGACGGCAGAGGCGAGTGGAGGCTGCCTTTAGTCCCCGCGAGTTGCAAGAGCTCAAGGAGGTGCTCcaag GTGCTGTCAGAATACAAACAGTTTCCTTCTCACCAGATGATCAGAATATAACAGCCCTGGAAGAATTTGAGCCATATATTTACAAAG TTTTTCCTGTAGTGTTTTCTACCTCATTCATTCAACATGAAGTCATTGGAGATTACAGCCATCTATTCACCATCCAGGGATCTAACCCTCAATTACAGCCATATATGCTGCTTGCACATATAGATGTGGTCCCAGCATACCCTGATGGATGGGATGTCAGTGATCCCTTTTCTGCTGTGGAACATGATGGATTTATATATGGAAGAGGAACACTAGATAATAAAAACTCAGCTATG GGCATTCTACACTCTCTAGAGTTTTTACTGAGACGAAATTACAGACCACAAAGATCTTTCTATATAGGCCTTGGGCATGATGAAGag GTGGGTGGTAAAAAAGGAGCAATGAAAATTGTGGCTGAGCTGGAATCTAGAGGGATACAACTTTCTTTTGTGCTTGATGAAGGAAGCTTTATTTTTGATGGAGTCATCCCTAAAATAGAAAAACCAGTAGCTGT AATAGGTATCACAGAAAAGGGTTCACTTAATGTAAATCTCAGTGTAACATCTCAAGTTGGCCATTCTTCTGCCCCCCCTAAGAGGACCAGCATTGGTATTCTTTCTGAGGCCTTATACAA GTTGGAAACGCAGCCTATGCCCAATTTGTTTGGTCATGGACCTGAAATCATGATGTTTGAACAACTGGTACCAGTG TTCGACTTCCCCCTCAATATCATCATGGCAAATCTGTGGCTCTTTGGACCTCTTGTTGGCTG GTTTCTTGAGCGAACTCCTGGCACTAATGCTTTGGTTCGGACCACCACTGCAATCACCATGTTTCATGCAGGAATAAAG aCAAATGTTATTCCACCAAAAGCTGATGCCACAGTGAATTTCCGCATCCACTCGTCACAAACCGTTGAGGAG ATCCTGGAAATATTAGACAAAACAATTAATGATAAGAGAGTGAAGATAGAAGTGATGGATACCTTTGATCCACCCCCCGTTAGCCCCTGGGACGATCAGACCTTCGCTGTACGGGTTTTCCGCCAGACCATCCTGGATGTTTTTCCAGATGTTGCCAGTGTAGTTCCAG gaatttgtattggaaacaCTGATAGCAGGCACTACAGCAGTCTCACAAAGGCTATTTATCGATTTAACTCAGTAACCTTTAAAGCTGATGATTTGCCAAG ATTCCATGGGTTGAATGAAAGAATCTCTGTGGAAGATTATGCAAAGCAagtggaatttttctttcaactaaTTCAAAATTGTGATTTGAACCAACCCACAGAGCCACATACAAACCTCCATGAGCTATAG